In Chlorobiota bacterium, the sequence TCACCGTTAGCGACAACGGATCGGGAATCCCGGTGGGGATGCACCCCACCCAAAAAATCTCCACGCTGCAAGTGGTGATGACCATCCTTCACGCCGGCGGAAAATTCGATAAAGATGCCTACAAGGTCTCCGGCGGATTGCACGGCGTGGGCGTTTCGGTGGTGAATGCTTTGTCGGAACACATGATCTCCACAATTAAGCGCGACGGGAAAATTTATCGCCAAGAATATCGCCAGGGAACCCCGCAAGGTGATGTTGTGGAAATTGGCACAACGTCCAAAAAAGAAACCGGGACCACCCAATGGTTCCGCCCCGATTCCAGCATTTTCAAAAACACGGAATATCGCTGGGATACGCTTGCCGAACGGATGCGCGAGCTTGCCTTCCTAAACCCCACCGTCACCATCACCATGACCGATGAACGGGAGGATGGAATCAGCGAAGTGTTCCATTATAAAGATGGCTTGGTCGGCTTCGTGAAATATATTGACAGCACCCGCACGGCCATGATAAAGCCAGTGATGATTTCCGGGGAAAAAGAAAACACCCCGGTGGAAATTTGCTTCCAATACAACAGCGGCTACAGCGAAAATGTGTTCAGCTACGTGAACGACATCAACACCCACGAAGGGGGGACGCACGTCAGCGGTTTCCGTTCGGCACTGACGCGAACGTTGAACGCTTACGCGCAAAAAAATAAGCTGCTGAAAAATGAAAAACTGACGCTGACCGGCGAGGATTTTCGTGAGGGATTAACCGCGGTCATTTCCGTGAAAGTTGCCGAACCGCAATTTGAAGGCCAAACCAAAACCAAGCTGGGGAACAGCGAAGTTGACGGCATCGTCCGCTCCATTTTTGGCGATGTGCTAACGCAATATTTGGAAGAAAATCCAAAAGTTGGGAAGGCAATTATTGATAAAGTTTTTTCGGCAGCGGAAGCGCGTGAAGCTGCGCGGAAATCGCGCGAGCTGGTGCGCCGCAAAAACGCAATGGAAAGCATGACGCTCCCCGGAAAACTTGCCGATTGCTCCATTGAAGACCCCGAACATTGTGAGATTTTCTTGGTGGAAGGCGACAGCGCCGGCGGGTGTTTTTCTGGAGATACAAAAATCGCGTTAGCTGATGGACGTAATCTCAATTTCTTTGAGCTACTTGCCGAGCAAGAAGCAGGGAAAGAGAATTTTTGCTATACGATTCGCCATAATGGGACGGTGGGGCTTGAGCGCATTATCAACGTGCGAATGACAAAGGCGAATGCTGAGGTTATTCGTGTCACCCTTGATAATGGGAAGCAAATCGTCTGCACTCCCGACCACCGATTTATGTTGCGGGACGGAAGCTATAAAGCCGCTGCGGAACTAAAAACCAGCGATTCGTTAATGCCGCTACATCGCAAACTCTCCGACATGAAGCAGCCGGGGATCACCATTAACGGGTATGAGATGGTGTGGAATCCGAAGTCTGAGTACAACAACACTCTTGCTGCCCTAAAAGAAATTGAGGTGACGTGCAACACGTTAGACCTTGCGGCATACCGCAATCACCGCATTGCCACGCGGAATAAATCGCTGTTGAGTTTCGAGACCTTTTGCCAAAGATATTTTAATGGAGACACCAGCAAAGCCGTTGAGGCTGTTCAGAATTACAACCACCGAATTGTAAAAATTGAGCGGTTGGATCAGGGGATGGATGTCTATGATCTTGAAGTTCCCACAACCCATAATTTTGCCTTGGCCGATGGCGTGTTTGTGCACAACAGCGCAAAGTCCGCCCGCGACCGCCGTACGCAGGCAATTTTGCCGCTGCGTGGAAAGGTGCTGAACGTCCAAAAAGCGCGAATTAATAAGGTGCTGGAGAACGAAGAAATTCGCGCAATTTTTACCGCGCTTGGCGTGGGCTTCGGCGAAACGTTGGACATCAGCAAGGCCCGCTACGGCAAAGTAATCCTGATGGCCGATGCCGACGTTGACGGCGCGCACATCCGCACCCTTCTGCTGACGCTTTTCTTCAATTATATGCGGGAGATGATCGAGGAAGG encodes:
- the gyrB gene encoding DNA topoisomerase (ATP-hydrolyzing) subunit B; its protein translation is MADHDVTTTTNGNGYSEDSIKVLEGLEAVRKRPAMYIGDIGVRGLHHLVYEVVDNSIDEALAGRCDTISVTIHKDNSITVSDNGSGIPVGMHPTQKISTLQVVMTILHAGGKFDKDAYKVSGGLHGVGVSVVNALSEHMISTIKRDGKIYRQEYRQGTPQGDVVEIGTTSKKETGTTQWFRPDSSIFKNTEYRWDTLAERMRELAFLNPTVTITMTDEREDGISEVFHYKDGLVGFVKYIDSTRTAMIKPVMISGEKENTPVEICFQYNSGYSENVFSYVNDINTHEGGTHVSGFRSALTRTLNAYAQKNKLLKNEKLTLTGEDFREGLTAVISVKVAEPQFEGQTKTKLGNSEVDGIVRSIFGDVLTQYLEENPKVGKAIIDKVFSAAEAREAARKSRELVRRKNAMESMTLPGKLADCSIEDPEHCEIFLVEGDSAGGCFSGDTKIALADGRNLNFFELLAEQEAGKENFCYTIRHNGTVGLERIINVRMTKANAEVIRVTLDNGKQIVCTPDHRFMLRDGSYKAAAELKTSDSLMPLHRKLSDMKQPGITINGYEMVWNPKSEYNNTLAALKEIEVTCNTLDLAAYRNHRIATRNKSLLSFETFCQRYFNGDTSKAVEAVQNYNHRIVKIERLDQGMDVYDLEVPTTHNFALADGVFVHNSAKSARDRRTQAILPLRGKVLNVQKARINKVLENEEIRAIFTALGVGFGETLDISKARYGKVILMADADVDGAHIRTLLLTLFFNYMREMIEEGKIYLAMPPLYKVKKGKGEYYAYDEAERDEILKRLRKDTSAAATAAPTEEGEEPEYEEVGRTRDGIVISRFKGLGEMNPEQLWATTMNPDTRTLQLVTIENAQHAAHIFETLMGDSVEPRRQFIERNARYVRNLDV